One Acanthopagrus latus isolate v.2019 chromosome 12, fAcaLat1.1, whole genome shotgun sequence genomic region harbors:
- the LOC119030347 gene encoding AN1-type zinc finger protein 5-like → MAQETNQSPVPMLCPTGCGFYGNPRTNGMCSVCHKEHLSRQNNGGVSTLSALGSGPTAEVSAIQRLEATLNNAAAAAVAAAEVAAEAAAAEAEAAAAASEAAASEVLSGASAAVSVTQQMTEMSLSCEEKGASGTKVELTEPVLSQPTSSASHPSTAGSEDFKAPEPPKPKKNRCFMCRKKVGLTGFDCRCGNLFCGLHRYSDKHNCPYDYRTEAADKIRKENPVVVADKIQRI, encoded by the exons ATGGCCCAGGAGACCAATCAAAGCCCAGTTCCTATGCTCTGTCCTACCGGCTGTGGTTTCTATGGCAACCCTAGGACTAATGGCATGTGCTCTGTGTGCCATAAGGAGCACCTGTCAAGACAGAACAATGGTGGAGTCAGTACTCTGAGTGCCTTGG GCAGCGGCCCCACCGCTGAGGTGTCTGCCATCCAGAGGTTAGAGGCCACTCTGAACAATGCTGCAGCCGCTGCAGTCGCTGCTGCTGAGGTGGCGGCCGAGGCAGCCGctgctgaagctgaagctgctgctgctgccagcgaGGCTGCTGCCAGCGAGGTTCTCAG TGGAGCTTCAGCAGCCGTTTCAGTAACACAGCAGATGACTGAGATGAGTCTGTCCTGTGAGGAGAAAGGAGCCTCAGGGACCAAAGTAGAGCTCACAGAGCCAG tgttgaGTCAGCCCACATCCTCTGCCTCCCATCCCTCCACTGCTGGCAGTGAGGACTTCAAAGCCCCAGAGCCCCCAAAACCCAAGAAGAATCGCTGCTTTATGTGCCGCAAGAAGGTTGGCCTTACAG GTTTTGACTGCCGCTGTGGGAATCTGTTCTGCGGACTTCACCGTTACTCTGATAAGCACAACTGTCCGTATGACTACAGAACCGAAGCTGCTGACAAGATTCGCAAGGAGAACCCCGTTGTTGTTGCCGACAAAATCCAGAGAATATGA
- the pmchl gene encoding pro-melanin-concentrating hormone, like, whose protein sequence is MRQSLMPVIFAAALLFECYALSAGLPMGKTEDSSLEQDTFTPLLSDEVTENGLGEVDLATAGKTRAPRVIVVADPSLWRDLRSLHSGLSLYKRRADDTSQIIDHRGQDLNIPILRRDTMRCMVGRVYRPCWEV, encoded by the coding sequence ATGAGACAGTCACTCATGCCCGTCATCTTCGCCGCAGCTCTCCTCTTTGAGTGCTACGCACTGTCAGCGGGGTTACCCATGGGCAAGACCGAAGACAGCTCCTTGGAGCAGGATACCTTCACCCCTCTGCTGAGTGACGAGGTGACAGAAAACGGCCTCGGCGAGGTGGATCTGGCCACCGCGGGCAAAACCAGGGCCCCGAGGGTAATCGTCGTCGCTGATCCAAGCCTGTGGAGGGACCTGCGCTCGCTTCACAGTGGACTGTCCCTCTACAAAAGGAGAGCTGACGACACCAGCCAGATCATCGATCACAGAGGCCAGGACCTGAACATCCCCATCCTGAGGAGAGACACGATGAGGTGCATGGTGGGACGGGTTTACCGGCCATGCTGGGAGGTCTAG
- the ccnb1 gene encoding G2/mitotic-specific cyclin-B1 has protein sequence MALRVTRNRLASTRNDLGGKACSVTGPSLKPRAALGEIGNIAANKETQKKTVKTEATKKTKVTAKVEKVVAVEPPKNAAPVKPEPEVEVLPEPASPTPMETSGCEPADLCQAFSDVILHTAIRDVDADDYENPMLCSEYVKDIYKYLRQLEVEQNVRPTYLQGKEVTGNMRAILIDWLVQVNLKFRLLQETMYMTVGIIDRFLQDHPVPKKQLQLVGVTAMFLASKYEEMYPPEISDFAYVTDKAYTTAQIRDMEMTILRVLKFQLGRPLPLQFLRRASKIYEVTADQHTLAKYLLELTMVDYEMVHFPPSMVASAALALTLKILDAGEWDVTLQHYMDYTAESLIPVMAHIAKNVVKVNEGLTKHIAIKGKYSTSKQMRIATIPQLKSSVVKELAKQVTQ, from the exons ATGGCTCTTCGAGTAACCAGG AACCGCTTGGCTTCTACCAGGAATGACCTAGGTGGAAAGGCCTGCTCGGTCACCGGGCCTTCACTGAAGCCTCGAGCTGCGCTTGGAGAGATCGGAAACATCGCAGCCAACAAAGAAACgcagaaaaag aCCGTCAAGACAGAGGCCACGAAGAAGACTAAAGTCACCGCCAAAGTTGAGAAAGTAGTTGCTGTTGAACCACCAAAAAATGCGGCTCCTGTTAAACCTGAgccagaggtggag GTTCTTCCGGAACCAGCATCCCCCACTCCAATGGAGACTTCAGGCTGTGAGCCCGCTGACCTCTGTCAAGCATTTTCAGACGTCATTCTGCACACGGCTATCAGAGATGTGGACGCAGATGACTACGAGAACCCCATGCTCTGCAGTGAATATGTGAAAGACATCTACAAGTACCTTCGACAGCTTGAG GTTGAGCAGAACGTCAGACCCACTTATCTGCAGGGCAAGGAGGTTACTGGCAACATGCGGGCCATTCTCATTGACTGGCTTGTACAAGTGAACCTCAAGTTCCGTCTGCTGCAGGAGACGATGTACATGACTGTGGGAATCATCGACCGGTTTCTTCAG GACCACCCAGTCCCcaagaagcagctgcagctggttgGTGTGACCGCAATGTTCCTTGCTTCCAAATACGAGGAAATGTATCCCCCTGAGATCTCCGACTTTGCCTATGTTACGGACAAGGCCTACACCACCGCCCAGATCCGAGACATGGAGATGACAATCCTCCGGGTGCTAAAGTTCCAGTTGGGACGCCCTCTTCCCCTGCAGTTCCTCCGACGGGCCTCAAAGATCTACGAG GTGACTGCTGATCAACACACCCTGGCAAAATACCTCCTAGAGCTGACCATGGTCGACTATGAGATGGTTCACTTCCCACCTTCCATGGTGGCaagtgctgctttggctcttACCCTCAAGATCTTAGATGCTGGTGAATGG GATGTGACACTGCAGCACTACATGGACTACACAGCAGAGAGTTTGATTCCTGTGATGGCGCACATTGCcaaaaatgttgtaaaagtgAACGAGGGGCTGACCAAACACATA GCCATTAAAGGTAAATACTCGACTTCGAAGCAGATGAGGATCGCTACCATCCCACAGCTCAAATCTTCAGTGGTGAAGGAGCTTGCAAAGCAAGTCACCCAGTGA